A single Xiphias gladius isolate SHS-SW01 ecotype Sanya breed wild chromosome 22, ASM1685928v1, whole genome shotgun sequence DNA region contains:
- the phactr4b gene encoding phosphatase and actin regulator 4B isoform X11 has translation MGQSLRVETPAQDPQKHNNGDDEAEQHHSTMVGEGGSTGDSTPPPKRKGKFSTLGKIFKPWKWRKKKSSEKFKETSEELERKMSTRRTRQELIEQGVLKEVPDNDADAENLKQPYVKNGHTLPVSAGVGAGGGGVFSTGRSPCNQGKLPSESDFRMNPTWLTQPDDHRGRPPSDGDRRGAPCSRGTGLHEDGRRAGGMAARAHGEGEWKPNMVWQGQIHSQMEEGRRGGWLHPEDGQKRPGLQKAPSEDGRRSRPVEADWKPTLPRHASAEEGRAYREPDSHFVHDPEALRNTLREPLPPKQPVMPPKWLMSSSPEPDSEAPPHTPSNHPTTQYSSLSAPSAAASKPVRCISSAGASTQQSSSAAPISTSQVTKQPPLPPPKPVNRNNATMLVSALQGGENAQLPLYWSCWKRECDYDVYLSLPVYLCRRAGGLRSGDFTQAPGGASLLPAKPSPPMPPKRTTPVTKRNTEDSSASSHPINPSPLSLEDHSSLPVGYQLPPPPPSPPLPTHIPPSPPRQHIHTHHLHHQHSYPHPLPQPIPMLFDPPSPTNESPQRPAPVPLHIMIQRALSSPGPAQPHPDGSQRAHTLLFETPPEYQGDRGRPLPVSIQPLKLSEDDYSEEEEEEEEEDDEEEEEYDGEIPQPELEPRSRRCLVGDAGVCVIPAGNSSEEEEEEEEEEDEEEEHEIHGEDSDSDSPVLHKDEDSDEDEEDEPPLSALASRVKRKDTLALKLSSRPSAPNRDRFTQERSSRDDQPPGQTGLTWQSREQWEAIRTQIGTALTRRLSQRPTAEELEQRNILQPKNQADRQAEVREIKRRLTRKLSQRPTVAELQARKILRFHEYVEVTDAQDYDRRADKPWTKLTPADKAAIRKELNDYKSTEMEVHEDSRIYTRFHRP, from the exons ATGGGACAGAGCCTTCGTGTGGAGACCCCAGCTCAGgacccacaaaaacacaacaatggcG ATGATGAAGCTGAGCAGCACCACAGCACAATGGTGGGAGAGGGTGGCAGCACGGGGGACAGCACCCCTCCCCCAAAGCGTAAGGGCAAGTTCTCTACCCTTGGCAAGATCTTCAAGCCATGGAAGTGGCGGAAGAAGAAAAGCAGCGAGAAGTTCAAGGAAACGTCAGAAG AGCTGGAGAGAAAGATGTCGACGAGGCGTACCCGACAGGAGCTTATCGAACAGGGAGTGCTGAAGGAGGTCCCGGACAACG atgcagatgcagaaaACCTGAAGCAGCCCTACGTGAAGAATGGTCACACTCTGCCTGTAAGCGCTGGGGTTGGAGCCGGAGGGGGAGGAGTATTCAGCACTGGCAGGAGCCCATGCAACCAAGGCAAACTCCCCTCCGAGTCAGACTTCAGGATGAACCCGACCTGGCTCACCCAGCCTGACGACCACAGGGGCCGCCCTCCCTCGGACGGAGACCGCCGGGGAGCTCCGTGCTCCAGGGGTACAGGACTCCATGAAGACGGGCGAAGAGCGGGAGGGATGGCGGCACGTGCACACGGGGAGGGCGAGTGGAAGCCTAACATGGTCTGGCAGGGCCAGATTCACAGCCAGATGGAGGAGGGCAGACGTGGAGGCTGGCTTCACCCTGAGGACGGGCAGAAGAGGCCCGGGCTGCAGAAGGCCCCATCGGAGGACGGGAGAAGGAGTCGGCCTGTGGAAGCGGACTGGAAGCCTACACTCCCTCGACATGCATCTGCCGAGGAGGGAAGGGCCTACAGAG AGCCAGACAGCCATTTTGTCCATGACCCGGAAGCCCTGCGGAACACCCTGCGTGAACCTCTGCCACCTAAACAACCTGTCATGCCTCCCAAATGGCTGATGAGCTCCAGCCCTGAACCTGACAGCGAGGCTCCACCTCACACCCCATCCAACCACCCCACGACCCAGTACTCCTCTCTCTCCGCCCCCTCGGCTGCAGCGTCCAAACCTGTTCGGTGCATCTCCTCTGCGGGTGCGTCCACTCAGCAGTCTTCATCTGCAGCCCCGATCTCCACCTCTCAGGTCACCAAACAGCCCCCTCTGCCTCCACCTAAGCCGGTGAACAGGAACAACGCCACCATGCTGG TCTCCGCCCTGCAGGGGGGAGAGAATGCTCAGCTTCCGCTCTACTGGTCCTGCTGGAAGCGAGAGTGCGACTATGATGTCTACCTGTCCCTGCCCGTCTACCTGTGCCGACGGGCCGGCGGCCTGCGCTCAG GTGACTTCACCCAAGCCCCCGGGGGTGCCAGTCTTCTGCCAGCCAAGCCCTCTCCACCGATGCCCCCCAAGAGGACCACCCCTGTTACCAAACGCAACACGGAGGACTCCTCTGCTTCAAGCCATCCTATCAACCCCTCGCCGCTTTCTCTGGAGGACCACAGCAGCCTCCCTGTTGGTTACCAgctgcctccccctcctccctcccctcccctgccAACTCACATACCACCTTCTCCACCCcgccaacacatacacacccaccaCCTCCATCATCAGCATTCCTACCCCCACCCACTGCCCCAACCCATACCCATGCTGTTTGACCCGCCGAGCCCAACCAATGAGTCTCCCCAGCGCCCGGCTCCTGTGCCGCTGCATATCATGATCCAGCGAGCCCTGTCCAGTCCCGGCCCGGCTCAGCCGCATCCAGACGGGTCACAGCGTGCACACACTCTGCTTTTTGAAACCCCGCCAGAGTACCAAGGAGATCGTGGTCGCCCCCTGCCTGTCAGCATCCAGCCACTAAAACT ATCTGAAGATGACTactcagaggaggaggaggaggaagaggaggaagatgacgaagaagaggaggagtacGATGGGGAGATCCCCCAGCCAGAGCTGGAGCCACGGAGTCGTAGGTGCTTGGTCGGTGATGCCGGTGTTTGTGTCATCCCAGCGGGAaacagcagtgaggaggaggaggaagaagaggaggaagaggatgaggaagaagagcatGAGATTCACGGGGAGGACAGTGACTCAGACAGTCCTGTGCTTCATAAAGATGAAGACtcagatgaggatgaggaggatgagccCCCACTCA GCGCCCTGGCCAGCAGGGTCAAGAGGAAGGACACCCTGGCTCTGAAGCTCAGCAGCCGTCCCTCTGCTCCAAACAGGGACAGGTTTACCCaagagaggagcagcagagacGACCAGCCTCCAGGACAGACCGGCCTCACCTGGCAGAGCAGGGAGCAGTGGGAGGCCATCCGCACACAGATCGGCACTGCACTCACAAG gcgaCTTAGCCAGAGACCCACAGCTGAGGAGCTCGAGCAAAGAAACATCCTTCAGC CCAAAAATCAGGCTGACAGACAAGCTGAGGTTAGAGAGATCAAGCGGCGGCTGACCAGAAAG CTAAGTCAAAGACCCACAGTTGCTGAACTACAGGCGAGAAAAATCCTGCGGTTCCACGAGTACGTGGAAGTCACAGATGCCCAAGACTATGATCGGAGGGCAGACAAGCCGTGGACTAAGTTGACTCCCGCTGACAAG GCGGCTATCCGTAAGGAGCTCAACGATTATAAGAGCACTGAAATGGAGGTTCATGAAGACAGCAGAATTTACACAAG gtTTCATCGGCCTTAG
- the phactr4b gene encoding phosphatase and actin regulator 4B isoform X10, protein MGQSLRVETPAQDPQKHNNGDDEAEQHHSTMVGEGGSTGDSTPPPKRKGKFSTLGKIFKPWKWRKKKSSEKFKETSEELERKMSTRRTRQELIEQGVLKEVPDNDADADAENLKQPYVKNGHTLPVSAGVGAGGGGVFSTGRSPCNQGKLPSESDFRMNPTWLTQPDDHRGRPPSDGDRRGAPCSRGTGLHEDGRRAGGMAARAHGEGEWKPNMVWQGQIHSQMEEGRRGGWLHPEDGQKRPGLQKAPSEDGRRSRPVEADWKPTLPRHASAEEGRAYREPDSHFVHDPEALRNTLREPLPPKQPVMPPKWLMSSSPEPDSEAPPHTPSNHPTTQYSSLSAPSAAASKPVRCISSAGASTQQSSSAAPISTSQVTKQPPLPPPKPVNRNNATMLVSALQGGENAQLPLYWSCWKRECDYDVYLSLPVYLCRRAGGLRSGDFTQAPGGASLLPAKPSPPMPPKRTTPVTKRNTEDSSASSHPINPSPLSLEDHSSLPVGYQLPPPPPSPPLPTHIPPSPPRQHIHTHHLHHQHSYPHPLPQPIPMLFDPPSPTNESPQRPAPVPLHIMIQRALSSPGPAQPHPDGSQRAHTLLFETPPEYQGDRGRPLPVSIQPLKLSEDDYSEEEEEEEEEDDEEEEEYDGEIPQPELEPRSRRCLVGDAGVCVIPAGNSSEEEEEEEEEEDEEEEHEIHGEDSDSDSPVLHKDEDSDEDEEDEPPLSALASRVKRKDTLALKLSSRPSAPNRDRFTQERSSRDDQPPGQTGLTWQSREQWEAIRTQIGTALTRRLSQRPTAEELEQRNILQPKNQADRQAEVREIKRRLTRKLSQRPTVAELQARKILRFHEYVEVTDAQDYDRRADKPWTKLTPADKAAIRKELNDYKSTEMEVHEDSRIYTRFHRP, encoded by the exons ATGGGACAGAGCCTTCGTGTGGAGACCCCAGCTCAGgacccacaaaaacacaacaatggcG ATGATGAAGCTGAGCAGCACCACAGCACAATGGTGGGAGAGGGTGGCAGCACGGGGGACAGCACCCCTCCCCCAAAGCGTAAGGGCAAGTTCTCTACCCTTGGCAAGATCTTCAAGCCATGGAAGTGGCGGAAGAAGAAAAGCAGCGAGAAGTTCAAGGAAACGTCAGAAG AGCTGGAGAGAAAGATGTCGACGAGGCGTACCCGACAGGAGCTTATCGAACAGGGAGTGCTGAAGGAGGTCCCGGACAACG atgcagatgcagatgcagaaaACCTGAAGCAGCCCTACGTGAAGAATGGTCACACTCTGCCTGTAAGCGCTGGGGTTGGAGCCGGAGGGGGAGGAGTATTCAGCACTGGCAGGAGCCCATGCAACCAAGGCAAACTCCCCTCCGAGTCAGACTTCAGGATGAACCCGACCTGGCTCACCCAGCCTGACGACCACAGGGGCCGCCCTCCCTCGGACGGAGACCGCCGGGGAGCTCCGTGCTCCAGGGGTACAGGACTCCATGAAGACGGGCGAAGAGCGGGAGGGATGGCGGCACGTGCACACGGGGAGGGCGAGTGGAAGCCTAACATGGTCTGGCAGGGCCAGATTCACAGCCAGATGGAGGAGGGCAGACGTGGAGGCTGGCTTCACCCTGAGGACGGGCAGAAGAGGCCCGGGCTGCAGAAGGCCCCATCGGAGGACGGGAGAAGGAGTCGGCCTGTGGAAGCGGACTGGAAGCCTACACTCCCTCGACATGCATCTGCCGAGGAGGGAAGGGCCTACAGAG AGCCAGACAGCCATTTTGTCCATGACCCGGAAGCCCTGCGGAACACCCTGCGTGAACCTCTGCCACCTAAACAACCTGTCATGCCTCCCAAATGGCTGATGAGCTCCAGCCCTGAACCTGACAGCGAGGCTCCACCTCACACCCCATCCAACCACCCCACGACCCAGTACTCCTCTCTCTCCGCCCCCTCGGCTGCAGCGTCCAAACCTGTTCGGTGCATCTCCTCTGCGGGTGCGTCCACTCAGCAGTCTTCATCTGCAGCCCCGATCTCCACCTCTCAGGTCACCAAACAGCCCCCTCTGCCTCCACCTAAGCCGGTGAACAGGAACAACGCCACCATGCTGG TCTCCGCCCTGCAGGGGGGAGAGAATGCTCAGCTTCCGCTCTACTGGTCCTGCTGGAAGCGAGAGTGCGACTATGATGTCTACCTGTCCCTGCCCGTCTACCTGTGCCGACGGGCCGGCGGCCTGCGCTCAG GTGACTTCACCCAAGCCCCCGGGGGTGCCAGTCTTCTGCCAGCCAAGCCCTCTCCACCGATGCCCCCCAAGAGGACCACCCCTGTTACCAAACGCAACACGGAGGACTCCTCTGCTTCAAGCCATCCTATCAACCCCTCGCCGCTTTCTCTGGAGGACCACAGCAGCCTCCCTGTTGGTTACCAgctgcctccccctcctccctcccctcccctgccAACTCACATACCACCTTCTCCACCCcgccaacacatacacacccaccaCCTCCATCATCAGCATTCCTACCCCCACCCACTGCCCCAACCCATACCCATGCTGTTTGACCCGCCGAGCCCAACCAATGAGTCTCCCCAGCGCCCGGCTCCTGTGCCGCTGCATATCATGATCCAGCGAGCCCTGTCCAGTCCCGGCCCGGCTCAGCCGCATCCAGACGGGTCACAGCGTGCACACACTCTGCTTTTTGAAACCCCGCCAGAGTACCAAGGAGATCGTGGTCGCCCCCTGCCTGTCAGCATCCAGCCACTAAAACT ATCTGAAGATGACTactcagaggaggaggaggaggaagaggaggaagatgacgaagaagaggaggagtacGATGGGGAGATCCCCCAGCCAGAGCTGGAGCCACGGAGTCGTAGGTGCTTGGTCGGTGATGCCGGTGTTTGTGTCATCCCAGCGGGAaacagcagtgaggaggaggaggaagaagaggaggaagaggatgaggaagaagagcatGAGATTCACGGGGAGGACAGTGACTCAGACAGTCCTGTGCTTCATAAAGATGAAGACtcagatgaggatgaggaggatgagccCCCACTCA GCGCCCTGGCCAGCAGGGTCAAGAGGAAGGACACCCTGGCTCTGAAGCTCAGCAGCCGTCCCTCTGCTCCAAACAGGGACAGGTTTACCCaagagaggagcagcagagacGACCAGCCTCCAGGACAGACCGGCCTCACCTGGCAGAGCAGGGAGCAGTGGGAGGCCATCCGCACACAGATCGGCACTGCACTCACAAG gcgaCTTAGCCAGAGACCCACAGCTGAGGAGCTCGAGCAAAGAAACATCCTTCAGC CCAAAAATCAGGCTGACAGACAAGCTGAGGTTAGAGAGATCAAGCGGCGGCTGACCAGAAAG CTAAGTCAAAGACCCACAGTTGCTGAACTACAGGCGAGAAAAATCCTGCGGTTCCACGAGTACGTGGAAGTCACAGATGCCCAAGACTATGATCGGAGGGCAGACAAGCCGTGGACTAAGTTGACTCCCGCTGACAAG GCGGCTATCCGTAAGGAGCTCAACGATTATAAGAGCACTGAAATGGAGGTTCATGAAGACAGCAGAATTTACACAAG gtTTCATCGGCCTTAG
- the phactr4b gene encoding phosphatase and actin regulator 4B isoform X7, which yields MGQSLRVETPAQDPQKHNNGDDEAEQHHSTMVGEGGSTGDSTPPPKRKGKFSTLGKIFKPWKWRKKKSSEKFKETSEELERKMSTRRTRQELIEQGVLKEVPDNVLFFQTFQDADADAENLKQPYVKNGHTLPVSAGVGAGGGGVFSTGRSPCNQGKLPSESDFRMNPTWLTQPDDHRGRPPSDGDRRGAPCSRGTGLHEDGRRAGGMAARAHGEGEWKPNMVWQGQIHSQMEEGRRGGWLHPEDGQKRPGLQKAPSEDGRRSRPVEADWKPTLPRHASAEEGRAYRDLSRPVVMYLAHEPLSYHHIDNTNAELQKEKRIFSVDRYEEPDSHFVHDPEALRNTLREPLPPKQPVMPPKWLMSSSPEPDSEAPPHTPSNHPTTQYSSLSAPSAAASKPVRCISSAGASTQQSSSAAPISTSQVTKQPPLPPPKPVNRNNATMLVSALQGGENAQLPLYWSCWKRECDYDVYLSLPVYLCRRAGGLRSGDFTQAPGGASLLPAKPSPPMPPKRTTPVTKRNTEDSSASSHPINPSPLSLEDHSSLPVGYQLPPPPPSPPLPTHIPPSPPRQHIHTHHLHHQHSYPHPLPQPIPMLFDPPSPTNESPQRPAPVPLHIMIQRALSSPGPAQPHPDGSQRAHTLLFETPPEYQGDRGRPLPVSIQPLKLSEDDYSEEEEEEEEEDDEEEEEYDGEIPQPELEPRSRRCLVGDAGVCVIPAGNSSEEEEEEEEEEDEEEEHEIHGEDSDSDSPVLHKDEDSDEDEEDEPPLSALASRVKRKDTLALKLSSRPSAPNRDRFTQERSSRDDQPPGQTGLTWQSREQWEAIRTQIGTALTRRLSQRPTAEELEQRNILQPKNQADRQAEVREIKRRLTRKLSQRPTVAELQARKILRFHEYVEVTDAQDYDRRADKPWTKLTPADKAAIRKELNDYKSTEMEVHEDSRIYTRFHRP from the exons ATGGGACAGAGCCTTCGTGTGGAGACCCCAGCTCAGgacccacaaaaacacaacaatggcG ATGATGAAGCTGAGCAGCACCACAGCACAATGGTGGGAGAGGGTGGCAGCACGGGGGACAGCACCCCTCCCCCAAAGCGTAAGGGCAAGTTCTCTACCCTTGGCAAGATCTTCAAGCCATGGAAGTGGCGGAAGAAGAAAAGCAGCGAGAAGTTCAAGGAAACGTCAGAAG AGCTGGAGAGAAAGATGTCGACGAGGCGTACCCGACAGGAGCTTATCGAACAGGGAGTGCTGAAGGAGGTCCCGGACAACG ttctttttttccaaacctttcaagatgcagatgcagatgcagaaaACCTGAAGCAGCCCTACGTGAAGAATGGTCACACTCTGCCTGTAAGCGCTGGGGTTGGAGCCGGAGGGGGAGGAGTATTCAGCACTGGCAGGAGCCCATGCAACCAAGGCAAACTCCCCTCCGAGTCAGACTTCAGGATGAACCCGACCTGGCTCACCCAGCCTGACGACCACAGGGGCCGCCCTCCCTCGGACGGAGACCGCCGGGGAGCTCCGTGCTCCAGGGGTACAGGACTCCATGAAGACGGGCGAAGAGCGGGAGGGATGGCGGCACGTGCACACGGGGAGGGCGAGTGGAAGCCTAACATGGTCTGGCAGGGCCAGATTCACAGCCAGATGGAGGAGGGCAGACGTGGAGGCTGGCTTCACCCTGAGGACGGGCAGAAGAGGCCCGGGCTGCAGAAGGCCCCATCGGAGGACGGGAGAAGGAGTCGGCCTGTGGAAGCGGACTGGAAGCCTACACTCCCTCGACATGCATCTGCCGAGGAGGGAAGGGCCTACAGAG aCTTAAGTCGTCCAGTTGTCATGTATCTGGCACATGAACCACTGTCATATCATCATATTGACAACACCAATGCAGaactacaaaaagaaaagagaattttttCTGTGGACAGATATGAAG AGCCAGACAGCCATTTTGTCCATGACCCGGAAGCCCTGCGGAACACCCTGCGTGAACCTCTGCCACCTAAACAACCTGTCATGCCTCCCAAATGGCTGATGAGCTCCAGCCCTGAACCTGACAGCGAGGCTCCACCTCACACCCCATCCAACCACCCCACGACCCAGTACTCCTCTCTCTCCGCCCCCTCGGCTGCAGCGTCCAAACCTGTTCGGTGCATCTCCTCTGCGGGTGCGTCCACTCAGCAGTCTTCATCTGCAGCCCCGATCTCCACCTCTCAGGTCACCAAACAGCCCCCTCTGCCTCCACCTAAGCCGGTGAACAGGAACAACGCCACCATGCTGG TCTCCGCCCTGCAGGGGGGAGAGAATGCTCAGCTTCCGCTCTACTGGTCCTGCTGGAAGCGAGAGTGCGACTATGATGTCTACCTGTCCCTGCCCGTCTACCTGTGCCGACGGGCCGGCGGCCTGCGCTCAG GTGACTTCACCCAAGCCCCCGGGGGTGCCAGTCTTCTGCCAGCCAAGCCCTCTCCACCGATGCCCCCCAAGAGGACCACCCCTGTTACCAAACGCAACACGGAGGACTCCTCTGCTTCAAGCCATCCTATCAACCCCTCGCCGCTTTCTCTGGAGGACCACAGCAGCCTCCCTGTTGGTTACCAgctgcctccccctcctccctcccctcccctgccAACTCACATACCACCTTCTCCACCCcgccaacacatacacacccaccaCCTCCATCATCAGCATTCCTACCCCCACCCACTGCCCCAACCCATACCCATGCTGTTTGACCCGCCGAGCCCAACCAATGAGTCTCCCCAGCGCCCGGCTCCTGTGCCGCTGCATATCATGATCCAGCGAGCCCTGTCCAGTCCCGGCCCGGCTCAGCCGCATCCAGACGGGTCACAGCGTGCACACACTCTGCTTTTTGAAACCCCGCCAGAGTACCAAGGAGATCGTGGTCGCCCCCTGCCTGTCAGCATCCAGCCACTAAAACT ATCTGAAGATGACTactcagaggaggaggaggaggaagaggaggaagatgacgaagaagaggaggagtacGATGGGGAGATCCCCCAGCCAGAGCTGGAGCCACGGAGTCGTAGGTGCTTGGTCGGTGATGCCGGTGTTTGTGTCATCCCAGCGGGAaacagcagtgaggaggaggaggaagaagaggaggaagaggatgaggaagaagagcatGAGATTCACGGGGAGGACAGTGACTCAGACAGTCCTGTGCTTCATAAAGATGAAGACtcagatgaggatgaggaggatgagccCCCACTCA GCGCCCTGGCCAGCAGGGTCAAGAGGAAGGACACCCTGGCTCTGAAGCTCAGCAGCCGTCCCTCTGCTCCAAACAGGGACAGGTTTACCCaagagaggagcagcagagacGACCAGCCTCCAGGACAGACCGGCCTCACCTGGCAGAGCAGGGAGCAGTGGGAGGCCATCCGCACACAGATCGGCACTGCACTCACAAG gcgaCTTAGCCAGAGACCCACAGCTGAGGAGCTCGAGCAAAGAAACATCCTTCAGC CCAAAAATCAGGCTGACAGACAAGCTGAGGTTAGAGAGATCAAGCGGCGGCTGACCAGAAAG CTAAGTCAAAGACCCACAGTTGCTGAACTACAGGCGAGAAAAATCCTGCGGTTCCACGAGTACGTGGAAGTCACAGATGCCCAAGACTATGATCGGAGGGCAGACAAGCCGTGGACTAAGTTGACTCCCGCTGACAAG GCGGCTATCCGTAAGGAGCTCAACGATTATAAGAGCACTGAAATGGAGGTTCATGAAGACAGCAGAATTTACACAAG gtTTCATCGGCCTTAG